The Chitinophagales bacterium genome has a segment encoding these proteins:
- a CDS encoding amidohydrolase, with amino-acid sequence MFAIKNKIQDLANQKQAELVDIRRYLHQHPELSFEETNTAKYLTEQLDKIGVSYQNNIGGNGIVVLIEGKNPTKKTIALRADIDALPIVEENEVDYCSVNKGVMHACGHDVHTTCLLGAIDILHQLKNDFEGTVKCIFQPAEEKLPGGASILIKAGVLENPTVENIVGQHVYPQLEVGKVAFRKGIAMASCDEIYITIKGEGGHGAMPQLTADTVLCASQLVVSLQQIVSRNNNPTMPTVLTIGKFIAEGATNIIPSEVKLEGTLRTFDEAWRAKAKERIVEITEAIVQSFGLVVEIDIQDGYPFLKNDDDLTELANQSAIEYLGEENVEELPVRMTAEDFAFYSQQVPACFYRLGTRNEVKGITSGIHTPTFDVDESCLSLGAGLMAYITMKQLYHIE; translated from the coding sequence ATGTTTGCCATCAAAAATAAAATACAAGACTTAGCGAATCAAAAACAAGCAGAATTAGTTGATATTAGACGATATTTACATCAACATCCTGAGTTGTCGTTTGAAGAAACGAATACTGCAAAATATTTAACAGAGCAGTTAGATAAAATTGGCGTATCGTATCAAAATAATATTGGTGGCAATGGTATTGTTGTGTTGATTGAAGGAAAAAATCCAACAAAAAAAACGATTGCTTTAAGAGCAGATATTGATGCCTTGCCTATTGTAGAAGAAAATGAAGTTGATTATTGTTCTGTAAATAAAGGCGTAATGCATGCTTGTGGTCATGATGTACATACAACATGTTTGTTAGGTGCTATTGATATTTTGCATCAACTGAAAAACGATTTTGAAGGAACTGTAAAATGTATTTTTCAACCAGCAGAAGAAAAATTGCCTGGAGGAGCTTCTATACTAATTAAAGCAGGTGTTTTAGAAAATCCAACAGTAGAAAATATAGTCGGACAGCATGTGTATCCACAGTTAGAAGTTGGAAAAGTAGCTTTTAGAAAAGGAATTGCTATGGCATCTTGTGATGAAATTTATATTACTATAAAAGGTGAAGGTGGTCATGGTGCAATGCCACAACTTACAGCAGATACTGTTTTATGTGCTTCGCAATTGGTAGTTAGTTTGCAACAAATAGTTAGTAGAAATAATAATCCAACCATGCCTACGGTTTTAACTATTGGAAAATTTATTGCAGAAGGTGCTACAAACATTATTCCGTCTGAAGTAAAACTAGAAGGAACACTAAGAACTTTTGATGAAGCTTGGAGAGCTAAAGCCAAAGAAAGAATTGTTGAAATTACGGAAGCAATAGTTCAAAGTTTTGGTTTGGTTGTAGAAATTGATATTCAAGACGGTTATCCTTTCTTAAAAAATGATGATGATTTGACTGAATTGGCTAATCAAAGTGCTATTGAATATTTAGGTGAAGAAAATGTTGAAGAGCTTCCAGTTAGAATGACAGCAGAAGATTTTGCGTTTTATTCTCAACAAGTACCTGCCTGTTTTTATAGATTGGGAACCAGAAATGAAGTAAAAGGAATTACTTCAGGAATTCATACACCAACCTTTGATGTAGATGAAAGTTGTTTGTCATTAGGTGCTGGATTAATGGCGTATATTACTATGAAACAATTATATCATATTGAATAA